The DNA window ATTTATACATTTCAAAATCCATGTCGTCTTGTAAATCCATGTGATCATTCATTAGTATTGCATAACCTGTTTGCATATGACTTCTCATAAAAGGCTGAAAACCAATAGGAAGTATATTGCCCTCCAATGATAAATCACATCCAAGTAACAAATCTGTTAATTCTGTATTCTTTTTGAATATGATACCATACTGAGTATTTTCATTTCTCTTAAAATCTGATTTCGTTAACGGAGACCACATATTGTAATTTTTATTATATTTACAACAGGCGAAAAACAAAGCTACTTCAAAGTCATTAAAGTCATTTGTAATGTCCAACCACTGGGTTTTCAGGCCATAGTGTTGAGCAAGTTGCTCTGATAGGACGCTAACACCTTTTTCCAAAAAATCAGCGGTATGTTGAAATTTGAAAAGCAATGTATTAAATTCAGCTATTTTCATATCAGCAACAAAACGTTCAACAGCTCTTTCTTCTTCATTCTCTATATTATTTAAAAACCTGCACAGTGATGGCGATGTAGAAGGATATAGCTGGTTCTCACCGCGATAATAGAAACTTCTTCTTGCTTGCCGCACTACAGTTCCATGTGGATATACCATCATAAACCCGTCAGTATACATGTCAGACATAACTTCTTTATAAAAATTCAAGCGAAAATCTCCTTTAGCATAAGGATCTTTTCCTGACATCCGATTTATTTTAATATTTTCAGCAAAAATCTTGTCTTTTTCATTTAACTTTAATAATTCAAAAATATCAGATTCACTGAGTTCTTGAATACTGTTAATATCCCTCAATTCTGTTATTCACCTCTGCAATTCTCCAATTCCCAAAATGATTAATTGATTTAATTTAATTTAATTATATCATTTATACAAACTGTTTTTATGTATTTAAAGGGAAGGAAAGGTAATATTTAAATGAGCGCTGGCTAACATACATACCCCCATTATTATCCATCTTCTTTGCAATTCAAAATGATTATTTATT is part of the Clostridia bacterium genome and encodes:
- a CDS encoding FRG domain-containing protein, producing MRDINSIQELSESDIFELLKLNEKDKIFAENIKINRMSGKDPYAKGDFRLNFYKEVMSDMYTDGFMMVYPHGTVVRQARRSFYYRGENQLYPSTSPSLCRFLNNIENEEERAVERFVADMKIAEFNTLLFKFQHTADFLEKGVSVLSEQLAQHYGLKTQWLDITNDFNDFEVALFFACCKYNKNYNMWSPLTKSDFKRNENTQYGIIFKKNTELTDLLLGCDLSLEGNILPIGFQPFMRSHMQTGYAILMNDHMDLQDDMDFEMYKFKHSEKLCSLIYKRMDCGRKIYPHEGLVSVKDQIELIEQSREFSRKAFEYAYNKTDYKVKDWEQLLNKYQYYIGKTPINLSRQRIRAVNRAYKKFDIEKIYNIRFVSRLCYIPT